From Salinibacterium sp. ZJ450, one genomic window encodes:
- a CDS encoding NUDIX domain-containing protein produces the protein MTHKTPDVAGYRLAATVVLLRDAAHGPEVLMLERPHDRGSFAGNWVFPGGTVDPEDELPHDANAADPDSGDPEESAARRAAVREVREETALELRPDNLVPTARWTPPSSTPVRFRTWFYVAEAPAGELRLSAQEAVDAGWFTPAAALERHAAGILNLVPPTWVTLHRLIGHDSVLAVLTAARRAPLQQHHTRRVSTARGDVLLWEPDVAYLDDTLIDTAGARHRLELGTLPWVYTRSAG, from the coding sequence ATGACGCATAAGACACCGGATGTCGCCGGCTACCGCCTGGCCGCAACCGTGGTTCTGCTGCGGGATGCCGCGCACGGGCCCGAGGTGCTCATGCTGGAGCGGCCCCACGACCGGGGCAGCTTCGCCGGCAACTGGGTCTTCCCCGGCGGAACCGTCGATCCGGAAGACGAGCTGCCCCACGACGCTAACGCCGCCGACCCGGACTCTGGTGACCCGGAGGAGTCGGCCGCGCGGCGCGCAGCCGTGCGCGAGGTGCGCGAGGAGACCGCCCTCGAGCTTCGGCCCGACAATCTGGTGCCGACGGCGCGATGGACTCCGCCGAGTTCGACGCCGGTCCGGTTCCGCACTTGGTTCTACGTCGCCGAGGCGCCGGCGGGGGAGCTGCGGCTCTCCGCCCAGGAGGCGGTCGACGCGGGATGGTTCACCCCCGCCGCGGCGCTGGAACGGCACGCCGCCGGCATCCTGAATCTGGTTCCGCCCACCTGGGTGACGCTGCACCGCCTGATCGGCCACGACTCGGTGCTGGCTGTGCTGACCGCAGCGCGGCGGGCACCGCTACAGCAGCACCACACCCGTCGGGTCAGCACGGCACGCGGCGACGTGCTGCTGTGGGAGCCGGATGTCGCATACCTCGACGACACGCTGATCGACACGGCCGGGGCCCGGCACCGACTCGAACTCGGAACGCTGCCTTGGGTCTACACCCGGTCCGCGGGGTAG
- a CDS encoding DUF1524 domain-containing protein produces MVSSRTIGAIFLAAGLMVSAVACAPISANGTDDRPVEFTEEAPAAPDIVTAPDEQPSIVADGSATGTLAVDVLASLPVKGKAPQTGYDREGQFGSAWLDVDRNGCDTRNDMLARDLTNIEREGPCKVMSGDLDSPYSGEPVDFVRGNTTSTLVQIDHVVALANGWQTGAQQLSAAQRLSFANDPMNLLAVDGFSNQQKGAGDAATWLPASKPFRCEYVARQVSVKATYGLWVTQAEYDAIARVLASCPQQPAFASAFAAPPDPAAAQPAPAPAPVPAPAAAQQEYANCTAVRAAGAAPIHAADPGYGLHLDRDGDGTGCE; encoded by the coding sequence TTGGTTTCATCACGCACCATCGGCGCGATTTTTCTGGCGGCTGGTCTGATGGTGTCGGCCGTCGCCTGCGCGCCGATCAGCGCGAATGGCACAGACGACCGGCCGGTCGAATTCACCGAGGAGGCGCCCGCGGCGCCGGACATCGTCACCGCGCCCGACGAACAGCCGTCGATCGTGGCGGACGGGTCGGCCACCGGAACGCTTGCGGTCGACGTGCTCGCCAGCCTGCCGGTCAAGGGCAAGGCGCCGCAGACCGGTTACGACCGCGAGGGGCAGTTCGGCAGCGCCTGGCTCGACGTCGACCGCAACGGCTGCGACACCCGCAACGACATGCTGGCCCGCGACCTGACGAACATCGAGCGCGAGGGGCCGTGCAAGGTGATGAGCGGCGACCTGGACTCGCCATACTCCGGCGAGCCCGTCGACTTCGTGCGCGGCAACACCACTTCCACACTCGTGCAGATCGACCACGTGGTCGCCCTCGCGAACGGCTGGCAGACCGGGGCGCAGCAGCTGAGCGCCGCGCAACGGCTCAGCTTCGCGAACGACCCGATGAACCTGCTGGCGGTCGACGGCTTCTCCAACCAGCAGAAGGGCGCAGGCGACGCGGCCACCTGGCTGCCGGCATCCAAACCGTTCCGCTGCGAATACGTCGCCAGACAGGTGTCGGTGAAGGCCACCTACGGACTCTGGGTTACCCAGGCCGAATACGACGCGATCGCGAGAGTGCTCGCGTCCTGCCCGCAGCAGCCCGCCTTCGCGTCGGCGTTCGCCGCACCGCCTGACCCGGCAGCGGCGCAGCCCGCGCCGGCTCCGGCTCCGGTGCCCGCTCCGGCGGCCGCCCAGCAGGAGTATGCCAACTGCACTGCGGTGCGCGCGGCCGGCGCAGCGCCGATTCACGCGGCCGACCCGGGCTACGGGCTGCATCTCGACCGCGATGGAGACGGCACCGGCTGCGAGTAA
- a CDS encoding response regulator transcription factor: MGSLRVVVADDSVLLREGLVRVLGEAGVDVVAAFGDGDELIASLPELQPDLAVLDVRMPPTFRDEGVRAAIRARELQPELGILLLSQYVEVAYASELLASGSGGIGYLLKDRVASLAALQDAVQRIAGGGTVLDPEVVTQLLGRRHDPLESLTPREREVISLMTEGRTNAAIAATLFIGTGAVEKNISSIFQKLGLEDSGSDHRRVLAVLAWLQR, from the coding sequence GTGGGTTCTCTTCGGGTCGTTGTCGCAGATGATTCGGTGCTCCTTCGCGAGGGCCTGGTTCGGGTGCTCGGCGAAGCGGGTGTCGACGTCGTCGCGGCGTTCGGCGACGGCGACGAGCTGATCGCAAGCCTGCCGGAGCTGCAGCCGGATCTCGCCGTGCTGGACGTGCGGATGCCTCCGACCTTCCGTGATGAGGGAGTGCGGGCGGCGATCCGGGCCCGCGAACTGCAACCGGAACTTGGCATCCTGCTGCTGTCGCAATACGTTGAGGTGGCGTACGCGAGTGAGCTGCTGGCCTCCGGCAGCGGCGGCATCGGCTACCTGCTGAAGGACCGCGTGGCGAGCCTGGCCGCGCTGCAGGATGCCGTGCAGCGCATCGCCGGCGGTGGCACGGTGCTCGACCCGGAGGTCGTCACCCAACTGCTCGGCCGCCGGCACGACCCGCTCGAGAGCCTCACCCCGCGTGAGCGTGAGGTGATCAGCCTGATGACCGAGGGCCGCACCAACGCGGCCATCGCCGCCACGCTGTTCATCGGCACCGGTGCGGTCGAGAAGAACATCAGCTCGATCTTCCAGAAGCTCGGCCTCGAGGACTCCGGCAGCGACCACCGTCGTGTGCTGGCGGTGCTCGCCTGGCTGCAGCGTTGA
- a CDS encoding sensor domain-containing protein has translation MTAATVTRERVSERTGLRAGWRSVPRELGFLLSTLPIVVVGFSVLITLFATGVGTAIIYIGVFILIATLYAARAFGTLELVRLQAAGMPEIERPRWEAATPRTGLSRVLAPLADGRSWIYLLHGTVVNFTIGVASWTRTRYRGH, from the coding sequence ATGACCGCAGCAACCGTGACGCGTGAGCGTGTGAGCGAGCGGACCGGTCTGCGCGCCGGCTGGCGCTCGGTGCCCCGCGAGCTGGGATTCTTGCTGTCCACCCTCCCGATCGTTGTGGTCGGCTTCTCGGTGTTGATCACCCTATTCGCGACCGGCGTCGGCACGGCCATCATCTACATCGGCGTCTTCATCCTGATCGCAACGCTGTATGCCGCCCGCGCCTTCGGCACCCTCGAGCTCGTGCGTCTGCAGGCGGCTGGCATGCCCGAGATCGAGCGCCCGAGATGGGAAGCCGCCACGCCGAGGACCGGGTTGTCTCGGGTTCTCGCCCCGCTCGCCGACGGTCGTTCCTGGATTTACCTGCTGCACGGCACGGTGGTGAACTTCACGATCGGTGTCGCAAGCTGGACCCGGACACGGTATCGCGGGCATTGA
- a CDS encoding dihydrofolate reductase family protein, which translates to MANLIYSSILSLDGYIADTAGRFDWGEPDDEVHRFVNDLQRPVGTYLYGRRLYEVMVAWESPQMVDGATSVIQDFASIWRAADKVVYSTTLDSVSSAKTRIERVFNVDEVWQLNSTANRDLTVGGPDLAAPAIRAGLVDEYHLFISPAVVGGGKRFLPDDVRLDLDLVDERRFGNGVVYLRYRTADRG; encoded by the coding sequence ATGGCCAACCTGATCTACTCAAGCATTCTCTCCCTCGACGGGTACATCGCCGACACCGCGGGACGCTTCGACTGGGGTGAACCCGATGACGAGGTGCACCGCTTCGTCAATGACCTGCAACGGCCGGTGGGTACTTATCTCTATGGCCGTCGGCTCTACGAGGTGATGGTGGCGTGGGAGTCTCCGCAGATGGTGGACGGCGCGACATCCGTCATTCAGGACTTCGCCAGCATCTGGCGGGCCGCAGATAAGGTCGTCTACTCCACCACGCTCGACTCGGTCTCGAGCGCGAAGACCCGCATCGAGCGGGTCTTCAATGTGGACGAGGTGTGGCAGCTGAATTCGACGGCCAACCGCGACCTCACCGTCGGCGGTCCGGACCTCGCCGCCCCCGCCATCCGAGCGGGCCTGGTCGACGAATACCACCTGTTCATCTCTCCCGCGGTGGTCGGCGGCGGCAAGCGTTTCCTGCCCGACGACGTGCGGCTGGACCTGGACCTGGTCGACGAACGCCGGTTCGGCAACGGGGTGGTGTACCTGCGCTACCGCACGGCGGATCGCGGCTGA